A segment of the Anaerolineae bacterium genome:
GCCGGTGACCCAGGCGGTCATCACCGTGCCGGCCTACTTCAACGACTCTCAGCGCCAGGCCACCAAAGACGCCGGCCGCATTGCCGGCCTGGAGGTGCTCCGCATCATCAACGAACCCACCGCCTCCGCCCTGGCCTATGGCCTGGACAAAAAGAAGGACGAGATCATCGCTGTCTATGACCTGGGCGGCGGCACCTTCGATATCTCCATCCTCGAGCTGGGCGACGGCGTCTTCGAGGTCAAGTCCACCAACGGCGATACCCACCTGGGCGGCGACGACTTCGACCAGCGCATCATCGACTGGCTGGCGGAGGAGTTCAAGCGCGAGCATGGCATTGACCTGCGGGAGGACCGCATGGCCCTCCAGCGCCTGAAAGAGGCCGCCGAGCGGGCGAAGATCGAGCTGTCCACCGTCATGGAGACGGAGATCAACCTGCCCTTCATCACCGCTGACGCCTCTGGCCCCAAACACCTGGTGATGCGTCTGAGCCGCTCCAAGCTGGAGCAATTGGTAGGCGACCTCATCGAGCGCACGCTGGGGCCCTGCCGGCAGGCCCTGCTGGACGCCAAGCTCCGTCCCGAGGACGTGGGCGAGGTCATCCTGGTGGGCGGGCAGACCCGCATGCCGGCCGTCCAGGAGGCCGTGCGCCGCTTCTTCGGCAAAGAGCCGCACAAAGGCGTCAACCCGGATGAAGTAGTGGCGATCGGCGCGGCCATCCAGGCCGGCGTCCTCGGCGGCCAGGTCAAGGACATCCTCCTGCTGGATGTGACGCCGCTCACCCTGGGCATCGAGACCCTGGGCGGGGTGATGACGCCGCTCATCGAGCGCAATACCACCATCCCCACCCGCAAGAGCCAGATCTTCTCCACCGCCGCGGACGGCCAGACCCAGGTCGAGATCCACGTCCTGCAGGGCGAACGCCCCATGGCCGCTGATAACAAATCGCTGGGGCGCTTCATCCTGGACGGCATCCCGCCGGCGCCGCGCGGCGT
Coding sequences within it:
- the dnaK gene encoding molecular chaperone DnaK; this encodes MGRIVGIDLGTTNSVVAVMEGGEPTVIPSAEGSRLFPSVVAVNPKTGERMVGLVAKRQAITNPENTIFSIKRFMGRKYNEPSVQRDIELVPYKVTAAPNGDVRVVMGGREYSPPEISAMILQKIKQDAEAYLGEPVTQAVITVPAYFNDSQRQATKDAGRIAGLEVLRIINEPTASALAYGLDKKKDEIIAVYDLGGGTFDISILELGDGVFEVKSTNGDTHLGGDDFDQRIIDWLAEEFKREHGIDLREDRMALQRLKEAAERAKIELSTVMETEINLPFITADASGPKHLVMRLSRSKLEQLVGDLIERTLGPCRQALLDAKLRPEDVGEVILVGGQTRMPAVQEAVRRFFGKEPHKGVNPDEVVAIGAAIQAGVLGGQVKDILLLDVTPLTLGIETLGGVMTPLIERNTTIPTRKSQIFSTAADGQTQVEIHVLQGERPMAADNKSLGRFILDGIPPAPRGVPQIEVTFDIDADGILHVSARDKATGREQRITITASSGLTEEEIKRMVQEAEQFAEEDRRRKEEVEARNNADSTIYQAEKLLREYGDKVPADLRADVEHKIEAARSAMQGRDVARIRQATQELGEALQRLGAAMYQAAGPSTAGDDTSAGPSSGGEEEVVDGEYRQA